CTTTCGGCCGCCGCGGGCGCTGCATTTCGCCGGCCATCTGGGGGTCGATCCGGACGATGCCGGCCTGGCCACGCGGGTGGCGGAGGTCCTCGAGGCGGAAAACATCGGTTTCGGCTTCGGCGCCCTGGCGGCGGGGGCCGACATCGTCATCGCCGAGGCGCTGCTGGCGCGGGGCGCGGAACTGCATCTGGTGCTGCCAGCCGGGCGGACGGCGTTCCGGGCGGCCAGTGTGGAAGGTCTGGGCGACGCCTGGGCCGATCGGTTCGACGCCGTGCTGAGGGAGGCCGACACCGTCGCCGTCATCGGCGGACTGACCGGCCGGCCAGACCCCCTGAGCCTGAAGCTGGCGGCGCGGGCCGCCATGGGGCGAGCGGCGATGCAGGCCCGGCTGCTGGCCAGCGAGGCGGTGCAGCTGACCATCCCCGACACCGACGCGGCCTTCACCTCATGGGCCCGTGAGACCTGGACGGCGGCCGGGCGGCGAGGCCTCAGTCTCCCGGCGCCGCGCGTCGGGTCCGTGCCGGCGGCGGCCAGGCTGGAGACGCCGCAGGGCGCGCGGATCGTGGCGGTGCTGGCCCTCGCGCCTCTGGACGGCGAGGCCGAGACCGTCGCGCCCGCGCTGCTCGCCGCCCTCGCGCCGGCCGCGCCGGTGTGGACCGGCCAGGCGCTGTTGCTGAGTTTCGAGACCTGTGAACAGGCGGTCGCCGCCGCCCGCCTGGCGTCGCCGCTGCTGGGCGCCGGCCGCATCGCCGGGGCGGCGGGCATCGGACGGGAGGTCTCGGGCCTGCTGATGGGCCGGCCGACGGAGATCGCCGCGCGGCTGCTGGCCTCCGTGCCGCCCGGGGCGGCGCTGGTCGATGCCGTGTTCGCCAGCCTGCTGGCCGCCGGTCCCGATGGCGAGGCGGTCCCCTGCGAGCCGGTCGGCGAACTGCCCCCCATGGGCGCCGAGCAGCCGGGCGACGACATCGACCGGGGGGTCTACAGCCTGAACCTCTAGATGACGTCCGCCTCGATGGCGCGGGGCGAGACGAGGACGATGGCTCCGCCTTCGCGGCGGATCTGGCCACGGCGCTCCATCTTGCTGATCTCGCGCGACACCGTCTCGCGGGTCGTCTGGATACGCACCGCCAAGCTGGACCAGACCGGCACAGGGCGGATCACCCGCCGGCCGCCCTCATCGACGGCCATGCGCAACAGCTCGGCCCGCGTGCGCCCGGCGGCGGTCAGGGTCATCCGCTCGACCATCCGGCCGGTGGCGCTGCGCAGCTGGCGGAGCAGCAGTCGCGACACGGCAAGGCCGACGGCGCTGTGCGCCTCTATCAGCTCCAGGAAGTCGCCGCTCAGGAACAGGGCGGCGCGCAGAGTCTCGACCGCCACCACGTCGGCCGCCTGGGGCCCGCTGTCCAGCGCCGTGATGGCTCCAAACAGGTCGCCGTCCTCATACTCCTGGACCAGGGCCAGCTGGCCGTCGACGCCACAGACCAGCGCCTGGGCCCGGCCGGCCATGACCAGCCAGGTGTCGCTGCAAGGGTCGCCCTGGCGCAGCACCACGGCCCGCGCCGCATAGACGCGGTTGGCGGCCCGCCGCGCGACCGCC
The nucleotide sequence above comes from Caulobacter sp. NIBR1757. Encoded proteins:
- a CDS encoding tetratricopeptide repeat-containing protein — protein: MPPSLLPIIAHARAGALDHALRLFQDAGLDAVTDDAAVLSLKGRLLKDQGRRASGEARRAFYARSAEAYGAAGAMNWATYPLINAASLSLLAGEPARAAALAEKVLARLDQGDAEPDTPYWREATRAEAELLLGRTHEAWLTLQGAVALAPRAWEDHASTLRQFALILEAQGEPADWLEPFRPPRALHFAGHLGVDPDDAGLATRVAEVLEAENIGFGFGALAAGADIVIAEALLARGAELHLVLPAGRTAFRAASVEGLGDAWADRFDAVLREADTVAVIGGLTGRPDPLSLKLAARAAMGRAAMQARLLASEAVQLTIPDTDAAFTSWARETWTAAGRRGLSLPAPRVGSVPAAARLETPQGARIVAVLALAPLDGEAETVAPALLAALAPAAPVWTGQALLLSFETCEQAVAAARLASPLLGAGRIAGAAGIGREVSGLLMGRPTEIAARLLASVPPGAALVDAVFASLLAAGPDGEAVPCEPVGELPPMGAEQPGDDIDRGVYSLNL
- a CDS encoding Crp/Fnr family transcriptional regulator — protein: MLALMEPGADLIAFVARVFACSPATAEAVARRAANRVYAARAVVLRQGDPCSDTWLVMAGRAQALVCGVDGQLALVQEYEDGDLFGAITALDSGPQAADVVAVETLRAALFLSGDFLELIEAHSAVGLAVSRLLLRQLRSATGRMVERMTLTAAGRTRAELLRMAVDEGGRRVIRPVPVWSSLAVRIQTTRETVSREISKMERRGQIRREGGAIVLVSPRAIEADVI